A single Carnobacterium alterfunditum DSM 5972 DNA region contains:
- a CDS encoding LURP-one-related/scramblase family protein → MSIGDKVHIYDHNEEEILSIEEKKIGFSPKYNIYQKGEKIAAVKQIKNLVAPDYEIEKVNWKIKGDVEEEDYEIKAGFNEIASFKKKWFSYGDSYVLDIKEEKDALLTLGIVIAIWGLQLD, encoded by the coding sequence ATCTCAATAGGGGATAAGGTGCATATTTATGATCATAATGAGGAAGAGATCCTGTCAATTGAAGAGAAAAAAATAGGCTTTTCCCCTAAATACAATATTTATCAAAAGGGTGAAAAGATTGCTGCAGTAAAACAAATAAAAAATTTAGTTGCACCGGATTATGAAATTGAAAAAGTAAACTGGAAAATTAAAGGAGATGTTGAAGAAGAGGATTATGAAATCAAAGCAGGATTCAACGAAATTGCTTCTTTCAAAAAGAAATGGTTTTCTTATGGAGATTCCTATGTATTAGATATCAAGGAAGAAAAAGATGCCTTATTAACTTTAGGTATCGTTATTGCAATTTGGGGCTTACAATTAGATTGA
- a CDS encoding general stress protein: protein MKRQVVGSYAKSQEAVEAVKELQGKGYQKQDITLICSSEARNLISNTTDVEVTTDEAITGEAAKGNRTDHQSIWERIKETFSTDDYDDRVFTSTDDDPLYAYQKDIANGNIIVMVNIERKRTGLDGAE, encoded by the coding sequence ATGAAAAGACAAGTTGTTGGAAGCTATGCAAAGTCGCAAGAAGCAGTAGAAGCAGTCAAAGAATTACAAGGAAAAGGCTACCAAAAACAAGATATTACATTGATTTGTAGCTCAGAAGCTAGAAATTTGATTTCTAATACTACAGATGTAGAAGTAACTACTGATGAGGCTATTACAGGTGAAGCAGCTAAGGGAAATAGGACAGACCATCAGTCGATTTGGGAAAGAATCAAAGAAACTTTTTCTACGGATGATTATGATGATAGGGTATTTACAAGCACTGACGATGACCCTCTGTACGCTTACCAAAAAGATATAGCAAATGGAAATATTATTGTTATGGTCAATATAGAACGAAAAAGAACTGGCTTAGATGGAGCCGAATAG
- a CDS encoding MFS transporter, whose product MLSSFSKNIQTTLVTSFFSSLVYACTIPYLIIYLAGLFSPELLGILVMINVVSSFLAGIIGGYLADNFQRKKILMIFQNLYGVSLFVVALNFTGILSHHFWLIGGYLICGITYNLYYSAFDAVLLDSTVPAERKKVYQLEYWSFNLSMALGASIAGFLFKYYLFYLFFGAALLQFAVSAFLQKNLSYKNSVSHTKGKTIFHDLFTNYYIAAKDKRWVILILGIALYSAAEFSLQNYTGIRLSKEFEPITLFSVNIDGVRMLSILQVINTIMVVFFTFIVSRITEKKTERTVIIVGLLIYISGYGLMASANSIYLLIPLTILATFGELASAPILTARQVDLIPEDKQASYLSFGSLSFQISQLIAAVGLTLGGYLTASLISGYIIILGVAGIYFVVSSLYDVKKSTY is encoded by the coding sequence ATGCTATCATCTTTTTCAAAAAACATTCAAACAACCTTAGTCACCTCTTTTTTTAGCAGTTTAGTTTATGCTTGTACCATTCCTTACCTAATTATTTATTTGGCCGGTCTATTCAGTCCAGAACTGCTTGGAATATTGGTTATGATAAATGTCGTCTCCTCATTTTTAGCTGGGATCATTGGCGGCTATTTAGCTGATAATTTTCAACGCAAAAAAATTCTAATGATCTTCCAAAATTTATATGGCGTATCCCTGTTTGTTGTTGCTTTGAATTTTACGGGTATTCTGTCTCATCATTTTTGGCTTATCGGTGGTTATCTTATTTGTGGTATCACTTATAATTTATATTACTCTGCCTTTGATGCCGTCCTGCTTGATTCAACTGTTCCTGCTGAACGAAAAAAAGTCTATCAGCTTGAATATTGGTCCTTTAATTTATCCATGGCTTTAGGTGCTTCTATAGCTGGTTTCTTGTTTAAGTATTATCTTTTCTATCTATTTTTTGGAGCAGCACTTCTACAATTTGCAGTTTCTGCTTTTCTACAAAAAAATCTCAGCTATAAAAACTCAGTTTCCCACACTAAGGGGAAAACTATTTTCCATGATTTGTTTACCAATTACTACATCGCCGCCAAAGATAAGCGTTGGGTTATTTTGATCTTAGGTATCGCTCTTTATAGTGCTGCTGAATTTTCCTTACAAAACTATACCGGTATTCGCTTATCAAAAGAGTTTGAACCCATCACTCTTTTCTCTGTCAATATTGATGGAGTAAGAATGTTAAGTATTCTGCAAGTAATCAATACTATCATGGTTGTCTTTTTCACTTTTATTGTTTCAAGAATAACAGAGAAAAAAACGGAGCGTACCGTTATTATTGTGGGCCTACTTATTTATATTAGTGGGTACGGATTGATGGCTTCTGCAAATAGTATTTATCTTTTGATTCCTTTAACAATTTTAGCAACCTTTGGAGAATTAGCTTCGGCCCCTATTCTAACAGCACGACAAGTTGATTTGATTCCTGAAGATAAGCAAGCTTCTTATTTAAGTTTTGGTTCTCTTTCTTTTCAAATCTCTCAACTGATAGCAGCAGTCGGTTTAACTTTAGGCGGCTATCTTACAGCCAGTTTGATTAGTGGCTATATCATTATTCTAGGAGTTGCTGGTATTTATTTTGTTGTTTCAAGCTTATACGATGTCAAAAAGTCGACCTATTGA
- a CDS encoding aldo/keto reductase, with product MMKEKTFVFHNGVELPNIGFGTWQIPNEEAYAAVTMALKNGYTHIDTALAYKNEENVGKAIKDFDLPREEIFITSKLPAQIKGYNETLEAFNTTITNLGVDYLDLYLIHAPWPWDAIGTDHTEGNIQSWKAMEKLYNDGKIRAIGVSNFTESDIQALIDACDIVPMVNQIPFYVGHDQEDLLTFCEKHNIVVEAYSPLATGQTLNSPEIKEMAKKYGVTPAQLCIRYCLERKTLPLPKSTHEERIIENSQLDFTISPEDVEKLNAVEDVRK from the coding sequence ATGATGAAAGAAAAAACTTTTGTGTTTCACAATGGCGTTGAGCTTCCAAATATCGGATTTGGTACGTGGCAGATCCCAAATGAGGAAGCTTACGCTGCAGTAACGATGGCCCTTAAAAATGGTTACACTCATATTGATACAGCATTAGCTTACAAAAATGAAGAAAACGTTGGAAAAGCTATCAAAGACTTCGATTTGCCACGTGAAGAAATTTTTATCACTAGCAAATTGCCCGCTCAAATTAAAGGGTACAATGAAACTTTAGAAGCTTTCAATACAACCATTACAAATTTAGGGGTAGATTACTTAGACCTTTATCTTATCCATGCTCCATGGCCTTGGGATGCAATAGGCACCGACCATACTGAAGGCAATATTCAATCTTGGAAAGCAATGGAAAAATTATATAATGACGGAAAAATTCGTGCGATTGGGGTTTCAAACTTTACTGAATCTGATATTCAAGCTCTTATTGACGCTTGTGATATCGTACCCATGGTTAATCAAATTCCTTTCTATGTTGGACATGATCAAGAAGACCTTCTTACTTTTTGTGAAAAACACAATATTGTAGTAGAAGCATACTCACCACTAGCAACAGGTCAAACATTGAATAGTCCAGAGATCAAAGAAATGGCTAAAAAATATGGCGTAACCCCTGCACAATTATGTATTCGTTACTGCTTAGAACGTAAAACCTTGCCACTTCCAAAATCAACCCACGAAGAGCGAATCATCGAAAACAGCCAATTAGATTTCACCATCTCTCCAGAAGATGTGGAAAAATTAAATGCTGTAGAAGACGTACGTAAATAA
- a CDS encoding ECF transporter S component: MQKISTKKIVTIALFMAMTIVMTIVIRIPTFRGYINLGDMVLLFAALFLGKKAGFLVGGLGSALADIIVGYAFYAPITFVVKGLQGYICGWIFQKTGYHKPLLATIPAGLFMAFGYFVAESFMYGLAGAAISIPGNLLQGIVGALGAVLLEKSVGTKIKY; encoded by the coding sequence ATGCAAAAAATCAGCACTAAAAAAATTGTAACAATTGCTCTATTCATGGCTATGACTATAGTAATGACGATCGTCATTCGTATTCCGACCTTTCGCGGCTATATTAATTTAGGAGATATGGTTTTGTTGTTTGCAGCCCTTTTTTTAGGAAAAAAAGCCGGCTTTCTTGTTGGCGGATTAGGAAGCGCTCTTGCTGATATTATAGTTGGTTATGCTTTTTATGCTCCTATCACATTTGTAGTAAAAGGGCTCCAAGGATATATTTGTGGTTGGATCTTTCAAAAAACAGGTTATCATAAGCCTCTTTTAGCTACTATTCCGGCTGGTCTTTTTATGGCTTTTGGTTATTTTGTGGCTGAAAGCTTCATGTATGGTTTAGCTGGAGCAGCAATTTCGATTCCAGGAAATTTACTTCAAGGAATTGTTGGAGCATTAGGTGCTGTTTTATTGGAAAAGAGTGTCGGTACAAAAATAAAGTATTAA
- a CDS encoding pyridoxamine kinase, with translation MKQPRILVIQDISTSCRISMNVAVPILSCLENWVSILPTALLSTHTGKGFEGYTFLDLSAEIPAILNHWRSLGIKFDGIVIGYLSSVEQIRLMKNIITQFTTEEALIVLDPVMGDHGTLYPGFSSEHVKAMRELCQFADVLIPNVTEACLLTGTTYPKKPHTKKTIDPIISKLNKQNKQSIVLSGVTGTEKQVGAAFVTKGSSEICYAFSQVHPGHFDGVGDLFTSVVAGFLFQQQSLRRANEVAVNYISKVVKRTIDDKIDPLYGIAFEKDLRYLMEELKKETF, from the coding sequence ATGAAACAGCCTAGAATTTTAGTGATTCAAGATATTTCAACAAGCTGCCGGATTTCAATGAATGTGGCAGTGCCGATTTTAAGTTGTTTAGAAAACTGGGTAAGTATTTTGCCTACAGCACTCTTATCAACACATACCGGCAAAGGCTTTGAAGGATATACTTTTTTAGATTTAAGTGCTGAGATTCCAGCTATCTTAAACCATTGGCGCTCTCTAGGAATAAAATTTGACGGGATCGTCATTGGCTATTTAAGCTCTGTAGAACAAATAAGATTGATGAAAAATATCATTACTCAGTTTACAACTGAAGAAGCTCTGATTGTGTTAGATCCAGTGATGGGCGATCACGGAACCTTATATCCAGGTTTTTCTTCGGAACATGTTAAAGCGATGCGTGAATTATGCCAGTTTGCAGACGTGTTGATTCCAAATGTAACGGAAGCCTGTTTGTTAACGGGAACAACTTATCCTAAAAAGCCTCATACTAAAAAAACAATTGATCCAATCATCAGCAAACTAAACAAACAGAATAAGCAAAGTATTGTGTTATCTGGTGTGACTGGAACTGAGAAACAAGTAGGGGCTGCTTTTGTTACCAAAGGAAGCTCAGAAATTTGTTATGCTTTTTCGCAGGTTCATCCAGGACATTTTGATGGGGTAGGAGATTTGTTTACGAGCGTAGTAGCCGGATTTTTATTTCAACAACAGAGTTTGAGAAGAGCTAATGAAGTAGCGGTAAACTATATTTCAAAAGTTGTTAAGCGAACCATTGATGATAAAATCGATCCGCTATATGGGATAGCATTTGAGAAAGATTTAAGGTATCTAATGGAAGAATTAAAAAAAGAAACGTTCTGA
- a CDS encoding NADP-dependent oxidoreductase codes for MRAVIIEEYGGKEKLKETEVPMPIAKAHQVIVKERATSINPIDWKLREGYLKEMIPWEFPIILGWDVAGEIAEVGSEVTDWKVGDRVFARPETTRFGTYAEYTAVDDNLLAHIPETISFEEAAAVPLAGLTAWQALFDYGKLAAGEKILIHAGSGGVGTYAIQLAKSKGAFVISTASEKNRDLLLSLGVDQFIDYKNEDFTEILNDVDVIFDTMGGEVLKNSFKVVKPHTGRIISIVAEADKELIENADVAFHNIWLEPNGKQLTELANLMEQGKVKSIIGATYPLSEKGIYDAHAMSETHHAVGKIVIKVGE; via the coding sequence ATGAGAGCTGTTATTATCGAAGAATATGGTGGAAAAGAAAAGTTGAAAGAAACAGAAGTACCAATGCCAATAGCTAAAGCACATCAAGTTATTGTAAAAGAAAGAGCAACTTCAATTAATCCTATTGACTGGAAACTACGTGAAGGATACTTGAAAGAAATGATACCATGGGAATTTCCTATTATTTTAGGATGGGATGTTGCTGGAGAAATTGCTGAAGTAGGCAGTGAAGTAACCGATTGGAAAGTTGGAGATCGAGTATTTGCACGTCCAGAGACAACACGTTTTGGAACATATGCTGAATATACGGCAGTAGATGATAACCTATTGGCTCATATTCCTGAAACTATTTCATTTGAAGAAGCAGCGGCTGTTCCTTTAGCTGGACTGACTGCTTGGCAAGCACTATTTGATTATGGAAAATTGGCTGCAGGAGAAAAAATCTTGATTCATGCTGGTTCTGGCGGTGTAGGAACCTACGCGATACAATTAGCAAAGAGTAAAGGAGCTTTTGTTATTTCTACAGCAAGTGAAAAAAATCGCGATTTATTGCTGAGTTTAGGTGTCGATCAATTTATTGACTACAAAAATGAAGACTTTACCGAAATTTTAAATGATGTAGATGTTATTTTTGATACTATGGGTGGAGAAGTATTAAAAAATAGTTTTAAAGTTGTTAAACCTCATACTGGGAGAATTATTTCCATCGTTGCGGAAGCAGACAAAGAGTTGATCGAGAACGCAGATGTTGCATTTCATAATATCTGGTTAGAACCAAATGGCAAACAATTGACAGAATTGGCTAACTTGATGGAACAAGGAAAAGTGAAATCAATTATCGGAGCCACTTATCCATTGAGTGAAAAAGGCATTTACGATGCTCACGCAATGAGTGAGACCCATCATGCGGTAGGCAAAATCGTTATAAAAGTAGGAGAATAA
- a CDS encoding IS3 family transposase: MSKLTFTPEQIQILKANPYVKNVSEKSITYSDEFKRYFVSESLGSKTAKQLFIEAGFDPEMIGKSRIRSFAGKWRKRYRDNGVLALKDTRQDCSGRPRKTPLTLEQQIEKLQAKILLLGQENDLLKKSEWSERRPENSEKISRIFSRIHEMKTKGSYTGTLIDACKALGVSRSGYYNYVKSLDSRNARDEEDQVWRTQIEEAYNYRGYEKGSRSIVMYFLNVLGITVNRKKVQRLMRKFNIFCPIRKANPYKRMAKATKEHSTVENKLKRQFDQGIAHKVLLTDITYLPGTGGFIGYLSTVKDGTTKEILAHYVSDSLKLDLSLTTVDLLMSAHSTTLHKDAFIHSDQGVHYTSPKFHKKLADNQLGQSMSRRGNCWDNAPQESFFGHLKDEIEYKDCGNLEELRAIVTDYMDYYNNERGQWNLKKLPPVHYREQLLLSVS, translated from the coding sequence ATGTCAAAATTAACATTTACACCAGAACAAATTCAAATTTTAAAAGCAAACCCATACGTTAAAAATGTATCGGAGAAAAGTATTACTTATTCCGATGAGTTTAAACGCTACTTTGTTTCAGAATCATTGGGTTCAAAAACGGCTAAGCAACTATTTATTGAAGCTGGATTTGATCCGGAAATGATTGGTAAAAGTAGGATAAGATCATTCGCTGGTAAATGGCGAAAAAGATACCGTGATAATGGTGTTTTGGCATTGAAAGATACACGACAAGATTGTTCAGGCAGACCTCGAAAAACACCATTAACACTTGAACAACAAATTGAAAAGTTACAGGCCAAAATCCTATTATTAGGACAAGAAAATGACTTGTTAAAAAAATCAGAATGGAGCGAAAGGAGGCCAGAAAACAGCGAAAAGATTAGCAGAATCTTTTCAAGGATCCATGAAATGAAAACCAAGGGTTCCTATACAGGAACCCTCATAGATGCCTGTAAAGCGTTGGGTGTTTCTCGTTCAGGTTACTACAATTATGTTAAAAGTTTAGACAGTAGAAATGCACGTGATGAGGAAGATCAAGTCTGGAGAACTCAAATTGAAGAAGCTTATAACTACCGTGGTTACGAGAAAGGTTCTCGAAGTATCGTAATGTACTTCCTAAACGTTCTGGGCATTACCGTCAATCGTAAAAAAGTACAGCGCCTGATGAGGAAATTTAATATCTTCTGTCCTATTCGTAAAGCAAACCCCTATAAAAGAATGGCAAAAGCCACCAAAGAACACAGCACTGTTGAGAACAAGTTGAAACGTCAGTTTGATCAAGGAATAGCCCATAAAGTTTTATTAACAGATATCACTTATTTACCTGGAACCGGCGGGTTTATAGGTTATTTATCAACTGTAAAAGATGGAACAACGAAAGAAATTCTAGCTCACTATGTGTCTGACAGTTTAAAACTTGATCTTTCATTAACAACGGTTGATTTATTAATGAGTGCCCATAGCACAACGCTACATAAAGATGCCTTTATCCATTCAGATCAGGGAGTCCATTACACCAGCCCTAAATTCCATAAGAAATTGGCTGATAATCAGTTAGGGCAATCCATGTCCAGAAGAGGGAACTGTTGGGATAACGCTCCACAAGAGTCGTTCTTTGGACATTTGAAAGATGAAATAGAGTATAAAGATTGTGGGAATTTGGAAGAACTTCGAGCAATTGTGACTGATTATATGGACTATTACAACAATGAACGTGGACAATGGAATCTGAAAAAACTGCCCCCTGTTCATTACAGGGAGCAGCTTTTATTGAGTGTTTCATGA
- a CDS encoding cytochrome b5 domain-containing protein, with protein MKNNNKLKVITFLLGAALLFGGCGTTQGATIERASTSSAASSTVSSSEAVPLSNAASSSDAQSNTKNFTLDELSQYDGKNGNDAYVAVAGNVYDVTNADKWQNGNHYGVQAGTDCTTAINSSPHGSSVLDGLIIVGTLVE; from the coding sequence ATGAAAAACAACAATAAATTAAAAGTGATTACATTCTTACTAGGTGCAGCCTTACTTTTCGGGGGATGCGGGACGACTCAGGGGGCTACTATTGAAAGGGCTTCTACTAGTAGTGCTGCCAGTTCAACTGTTTCATCCTCGGAAGCTGTACCTTTATCCAATGCTGCTTCATCTTCTGATGCCCAATCGAATACAAAAAACTTTACCCTTGATGAATTATCGCAATATGATGGGAAAAATGGGAATGATGCCTATGTCGCAGTTGCAGGCAACGTCTATGATGTCACCAATGCGGATAAATGGCAGAACGGAAATCACTATGGTGTACAGGCGGGTACCGACTGCACAACCGCCATCAACAGTTCTCCGCACGGCAGCTCCGTGTTAGATGGTCTGATTATCGTTGGAACATTGGTTGAATGA
- a CDS encoding ferredoxin reductase family protein encodes MKRKVIQIMILAIYFLSPLPIAFISLRGLNFSIAAPAFIGIISYTWLLSELITAARPKFIEKYFSLDKFHRFHGIMAIVALALGMLHKEWANFAWGEFEFSTVFGDFAIMLFLLLTVLSLLFMTGWLRRIKIINVMLDTLGNFALAKYGTMKFLHNFNIVAIISLSVHVITIAYVVRSDMTLTMMYALYFIVSLSFFVYLKLIRPFLLKKNIYTITNAVNETDQIVSLTLEAESGQIFDYNAGQFIYLRVKDEKYTFEEHPFSLTSAPANPHVLSVSIKDSGDYTHIIQHIKVGTKVTVEGPYGGLWQPLENIQKTDKSLVLFAGGIGVTPMLGILESLRQKKFKNRTVLIWSLRNEYELAYATELASFQKDMPNFIFVPFYSTKNGYLDAEKTEAIFESAKVPCSTSEFILCGPKKFMHTIESTLVSKNVSKQKIHFESFGL; translated from the coding sequence ATGAAAAGAAAAGTAATCCAAATTATGATTCTCGCTATTTATTTTTTGAGCCCCTTGCCAATTGCTTTCATATCACTAAGAGGGCTAAACTTCAGCATCGCAGCACCTGCTTTTATTGGAATCATCAGTTACACCTGGTTATTGTCTGAACTGATAACCGCCGCAAGACCTAAGTTCATCGAAAAATACTTTAGTCTGGATAAATTCCATCGCTTCCATGGCATTATGGCCATTGTCGCTTTGGCACTTGGCATGCTTCATAAAGAATGGGCCAATTTTGCTTGGGGAGAGTTCGAATTTTCGACTGTCTTCGGAGATTTTGCCATCATGCTTTTCTTGCTGTTGACCGTTTTATCTTTGCTTTTCATGACTGGCTGGCTGCGAAGAATCAAAATAATAAATGTAATGTTGGATACATTAGGAAATTTTGCCCTCGCTAAATACGGAACCATGAAATTTCTGCATAATTTCAATATTGTTGCCATTATCTCACTATCTGTGCATGTCATCACCATCGCCTATGTTGTCCGGTCCGATATGACGTTGACTATGATGTACGCCCTTTATTTCATTGTTTCTTTGAGTTTCTTTGTATACCTTAAGCTGATCAGACCTTTTTTATTGAAGAAAAACATTTATACCATAACCAATGCAGTAAATGAAACTGACCAGATCGTCAGCTTGACACTAGAAGCTGAAAGCGGACAAATTTTTGATTACAACGCCGGACAGTTCATCTATTTAAGGGTCAAGGATGAAAAATACACTTTTGAAGAACACCCTTTTTCTCTGACTTCCGCACCCGCAAATCCGCATGTCCTTTCCGTATCCATCAAAGATTCCGGGGATTACACGCATATCATCCAACATATCAAGGTGGGAACGAAAGTGACTGTTGAAGGTCCTTATGGTGGGTTATGGCAGCCGTTGGAAAACATCCAAAAAACAGATAAGAGCTTAGTGCTGTTTGCCGGAGGTATAGGTGTTACACCTATGTTGGGCATCTTGGAAAGCCTTCGCCAAAAAAAATTCAAAAATAGAACAGTACTCATCTGGAGTTTGCGCAACGAATATGAACTCGCTTATGCAACAGAACTAGCTTCTTTCCAGAAAGATATGCCCAATTTCATATTCGTTCCTTTTTATTCAACCAAGAACGGCTACTTGGATGCGGAAAAAACGGAAGCTATTTTCGAATCAGCTAAAGTCCCCTGTTCGACTAGCGAGTTTATTCTCTGCGGTCCCAAAAAGTTCATGCATACCATTGAATCAACGTTGGTTTCCAAAAATGTTTCAAAACAAAAAATCCACTTTGAGTCATTTGGGCTGTAA
- a CDS encoding response regulator transcription factor yields MNGKQTCVLVVDDEQSIRDFLTMGLEDEGYSVETAKDGLSALTKMHQNPFDIVILDVMMPGMDGYECCRMLKQKYEVVVIMLTAKDQAEDTVKGLKIGADDYLAKPFSFMELLTRMEVRLNSRFPQKNSVISKGPFSVDDARHEIMFEDKKLDLTPTEYKLMCLLFDNVNIVISKETIMNQVWGYDYFSSSNVVEVYIRNLREKLQDTEHRYIKTERGFGYKLDVEG; encoded by the coding sequence ATGAACGGGAAACAAACGTGTGTTTTGGTAGTGGATGACGAACAGAGTATCCGCGATTTTTTAACGATGGGTTTGGAAGATGAAGGATACAGCGTCGAAACCGCAAAAGATGGCTTATCAGCATTGACGAAAATGCATCAAAATCCCTTCGACATCGTCATTTTGGATGTGATGATGCCAGGTATGGACGGCTACGAATGTTGTCGCATGCTAAAGCAGAAATACGAGGTCGTCGTCATTATGCTGACCGCGAAGGACCAAGCGGAAGATACTGTAAAAGGGCTGAAAATCGGGGCGGATGATTATCTGGCCAAACCCTTCAGCTTTATGGAGCTGCTGACGCGGATGGAGGTCCGCTTGAATAGTCGCTTCCCGCAAAAAAATTCAGTTATCAGTAAAGGTCCCTTTTCCGTCGATGATGCCCGCCATGAGATTATGTTCGAGGATAAAAAGCTCGATTTGACACCCACGGAGTATAAACTGATGTGTCTGCTGTTCGATAATGTGAACATCGTTATCTCAAAAGAAACAATCATGAATCAGGTCTGGGGTTATGATTATTTCAGCAGTTCGAACGTGGTGGAAGTGTATATCCGCAACTTAAGAGAAAAACTGCAGGATACAGAGCACCGTTACATAAAAACGGAGCGTGGATTCGGCTATAAATTGGACGTGGAAGGATGA
- a CDS encoding sensor histidine kinase, whose product MKTRKNLNRQLFQRSMLLLLLFLVIIGFLQTSLIYLYTENQRKSEVTSYLQALQQSDNLFGEGELLSEKATELAEDIISNANIIFYASSGEKQMIHINRVFLKDKQIATYTEPVYYEGKTIGTIEVIYSIHESLELMLTQLIIYVIASIVILLLAWLVYKRMLRKTLDPLDRVIASVSEVVVGNLDELIVIDDAQADIAKLVDSTNELKARLHDSFQTIEENQRKLQQFVSDASHELKTPLTTIQGYSEVLLRGKLDNPERIRYSLESMLDQTKRLTNIVNELLELSKLDRKVQMGKIELNLNDILEELSPLLKMIQEGREIKLTLGEVPNVLMNRNKVEQVILNIVQNAIFHSDKNTPILMRTYYENEKVIMAITDYGEGIAEEHLPFIFDRFYRIDTDRSREIGGTGLGLAICQDIMHAHNGEIKLQSIIGKETTFFISFPMMNE is encoded by the coding sequence ATGAAAACAAGGAAAAACTTGAATAGGCAACTGTTCCAAAGGAGTATGTTGTTGCTGCTGTTGTTTTTGGTGATTATTGGTTTTTTGCAGACGAGCTTAATTTATCTCTATACGGAAAATCAAAGAAAATCGGAAGTGACCAGCTACCTACAGGCTCTACAGCAATCTGACAATCTGTTCGGTGAAGGAGAACTGTTGTCTGAAAAGGCAACAGAGCTTGCTGAGGATATCATTTCAAATGCGAACATCATATTTTATGCGAGTTCCGGGGAAAAACAAATGATTCACATCAATCGAGTATTTTTAAAGGATAAACAGATAGCGACATACACTGAACCTGTTTATTATGAAGGGAAAACAATTGGGACGATTGAAGTCATCTATTCCATCCACGAGTCTTTGGAGTTGATGCTTACGCAGTTGATTATTTATGTGATTGCCAGCATTGTTATTCTGTTGTTAGCCTGGCTAGTCTATAAACGCATGTTGAGGAAAACGCTGGACCCCTTAGATCGTGTTATTGCATCGGTTTCTGAGGTTGTTGTCGGCAATTTGGATGAGCTTATTGTTATCGATGATGCTCAAGCGGATATAGCTAAATTAGTCGATTCGACTAATGAGTTGAAAGCAAGGTTACATGATTCCTTTCAAACTATTGAAGAGAATCAGCGTAAGCTGCAACAATTCGTTTCTGATGCTTCACATGAATTAAAGACGCCGCTAACGACAATCCAAGGCTACTCAGAAGTTCTGTTACGGGGTAAACTGGATAACCCTGAGAGAATACGCTATTCTCTGGAGAGCATGCTCGATCAGACGAAGCGCTTGACAAATATTGTGAATGAACTGCTAGAATTATCAAAGTTGGATCGAAAGGTTCAGATGGGGAAAATCGAATTGAACCTGAATGACATTCTAGAGGAACTTTCTCCATTACTGAAGATGATCCAAGAAGGCCGGGAAATCAAACTGACGTTAGGTGAGGTACCGAATGTTCTGATGAACCGTAATAAAGTAGAACAGGTCATTTTAAACATTGTCCAAAATGCTATATTCCATTCCGATAAAAACACACCAATACTGATGCGTACCTACTATGAAAATGAAAAAGTCATCATGGCAATCACTGATTACGGAGAGGGTATTGCCGAGGAGCATCTACCATTCATCTTTGACCGATTTTATCGCATCGATACTGATCGCTCACGCGAAATCGGAGGAACGGGTCTAGGTTTGGCAATCTGCCAAGATATCATGCATGCGCATAACGGGGAAATCAAATTGCAAAGTATTATAGGAAAAGAAACGACATTCTTTATCTCGTTTCCTATGATGAATGAATAA